Proteins co-encoded in one Sulfurospirillum arsenophilum NBRC 109478 genomic window:
- a CDS encoding nickel-dependent hydrogenase large subunit: protein MSKRIVVDPITRIEGHLRVEVIVDDNNVVTEAYSSSTLWRGIETILKGRDPRDAGFMVQRICGVCTYSHYKAGIMAVEDALGIEPPLNAKLTRTLMNNALFLHDHVVHFYHLHGLDWVDVVSALKADPHKAAAESFKYTDAPIACGADDLVATQKRVSEFVKKGNLGPFANAYWGHATYKLTPEQNLIAVSHYLKALELQRTIAQMMAIFGAKQPHPQSLTVGGVTCVMDLQSPSRLGEYMTKFKEVADFVNRAYYPDVVMAGLAYAKEPSVTGGLGVPNLFTQKEFQINAKEFLFDSGVMMGEDVVNLITGKPFKVQTLDESKITEEATRSWYKDNAAYHPYEGRQEPNYTGFKDAQTINDKGVLAATKVIDEKGKYTWVKAPRYDGNPLQVGPLANIVINYALGNKRVKVVVDKFLKDTGLPISAVASTLGRTACRMIEAKVIADNGMEAFTALIQNLKVDDSTCTSYKIDKNKEYKGRYIGHVPRGVLSHWVKIKNGVIENYQAVVPSTWNASPKDAKGVRGSYEESLIGLKITDLSQPLEIVRIIHSYDPCLACAVHVMDTKGNEMSSYKVNVNGASC, encoded by the coding sequence ATGAGCAAAAGAATCGTAGTTGATCCAATCACCAGAATCGAAGGACACTTAAGAGTTGAAGTTATTGTAGATGACAACAATGTTGTTACCGAAGCATACTCTTCTTCAACACTTTGGAGAGGAATTGAGACTATCCTTAAAGGCAGAGATCCAAGAGATGCTGGCTTTATGGTACAAAGAATTTGTGGTGTTTGTACGTACTCACACTACAAAGCAGGTATTATGGCAGTTGAAGATGCTCTAGGAATTGAGCCTCCACTTAATGCAAAATTGACACGTACATTGATGAACAATGCACTTTTCTTACATGATCACGTTGTACACTTTTATCATCTTCATGGTCTTGACTGGGTTGATGTTGTTTCTGCTCTTAAAGCGGATCCGCACAAAGCTGCTGCTGAGTCATTTAAGTACACAGATGCTCCAATTGCCTGTGGTGCTGATGATCTTGTTGCAACTCAAAAAAGAGTATCAGAATTTGTTAAAAAAGGAAATCTTGGACCATTCGCGAATGCGTACTGGGGACATGCAACCTATAAATTAACACCTGAGCAAAACTTGATCGCAGTTTCTCACTACCTTAAAGCACTAGAACTTCAAAGAACAATCGCTCAAATGATGGCTATTTTTGGTGCAAAACAACCACACCCACAAAGCTTAACGGTTGGTGGTGTAACGTGTGTTATGGATCTTCAATCTCCTTCACGTTTAGGCGAATATATGACTAAATTTAAAGAAGTTGCAGATTTCGTTAATCGTGCTTACTATCCTGACGTTGTTATGGCTGGTCTTGCTTATGCAAAAGAACCAAGTGTAACAGGAGGCTTGGGTGTACCAAATCTCTTTACACAAAAAGAGTTCCAAATCAATGCAAAAGAGTTCTTATTTGACAGTGGTGTGATGATGGGTGAAGATGTGGTTAACTTAATCACAGGTAAACCATTTAAAGTTCAAACATTGGATGAGAGCAAAATTACCGAAGAAGCAACACGTTCATGGTATAAAGACAATGCGGCTTACCACCCATATGAGGGTCGTCAAGAGCCTAATTATACTGGCTTTAAAGATGCTCAAACAATTAATGACAAAGGCGTACTCGCTGCAACTAAAGTTATTGATGAAAAAGGTAAATATACGTGGGTAAAAGCTCCTCGTTACGATGGTAACCCACTTCAAGTTGGACCATTGGCAAATATCGTTATTAACTACGCACTTGGAAACAAACGTGTTAAAGTCGTTGTTGATAAATTCTTAAAAGATACAGGTCTTCCAATTTCAGCTGTTGCTTCAACACTAGGTCGTACAGCATGTCGTATGATTGAAGCTAAAGTGATTGCTGACAATGGTATGGAAGCATTTACCGCATTGATTCAAAACCTCAAAGTTGATGATTCAACGTGTACAAGTTACAAAATTGATAAAAACAAAGAGTACAAAGGTCGCTACATCGGACATGTTCCTCGTGGTGTTCTAAGTCACTGGGTTAAAATCAAAAACGGTGTGATCGAAAACTACCAAGCAGTAGTGCCTAGTACATGGAATGCAAGTCCTAAAGATGCAAAAGGTGTTAGAGGATCATATGAAGAGTCTTTAATTGGTTTGAAGATTACAGATCTTTCTCAACCGCTTGAAATTGTAAGAATCATCCACTCTTACGATCCATGTCTTGCATGTGCTGTACATGTTATGGATACAAAAGGTAATGAGATGAGCAGTTATAAGGTCAATGTTAACGGCGCGTCTTGCTAA
- a CDS encoding APC family permease: MKKQLNTLTLSGLMIGPILGSGIILLPPIVYDLVGNFSILIWFVILTLGFAFALVLGNLSIKFPGDEGVTNAVQSAFNTKLKYLTSYYLISAVLFGPVAVYLVGAHFMQPLLGLDVNVLALFMLIFTLFALLRPVHFLGTLSLIVTTIIGIILSLGSIAILLGHETTLSLNAPFDITLISRALLLAFWAIVGWEVVGNYSKEVNDPTRTIPKAVKISAVIISVIYLLVVCAIQFASLEHINAITALIYPLFGTSSDLVMGILAMLLCLSTVLLFVGGVSRLISGLTSEYKGVLGLLNRRLENGAPIGATGFLCTINAAVLGLVYAKVFTTEDLVALADGFFIANATIALLAAYKLATSQTIRYTALLLAILFGFMLMSAHWIVLGIIGVLAWKVLR; encoded by the coding sequence ATGAAAAAACAGCTTAACACCTTGACACTTTCAGGTTTGATGATAGGCCCTATATTAGGCTCTGGTATCATTCTTTTGCCTCCTATTGTTTACGATCTAGTGGGTAATTTTTCCATCCTTATATGGTTTGTCATTTTAACTTTAGGCTTTGCTTTTGCTCTCGTTCTTGGAAACTTAAGTATCAAATTTCCAGGCGATGAAGGAGTAACAAACGCGGTACAATCAGCGTTTAACACGAAGCTCAAGTACCTGACTTCTTACTATCTCATTAGCGCTGTCCTTTTTGGTCCCGTAGCTGTTTATCTCGTTGGGGCACATTTTATGCAGCCACTTTTAGGGCTAGATGTGAATGTGCTGGCACTCTTCATGTTGATTTTTACGCTTTTTGCCCTTCTTCGCCCTGTCCATTTTTTAGGAACGCTCTCGTTGATCGTAACGACCATTATTGGCATTATTTTAAGCCTTGGAAGTATTGCTATTTTACTAGGACATGAGACAACGCTTTCGCTCAATGCACCTTTTGATATAACGCTTATTTCAAGAGCATTACTGCTTGCTTTTTGGGCAATCGTGGGATGGGAAGTTGTGGGGAACTACTCTAAAGAGGTAAATGATCCTACCCGAACGATCCCTAAAGCGGTGAAGATCAGTGCTGTGATTATCTCTGTTATCTACCTTTTAGTTGTATGTGCCATCCAATTTGCTTCGTTAGAACATATCAATGCCATCACGGCACTTATCTATCCTCTGTTTGGAACATCGAGTGATTTAGTTATGGGCATTTTAGCGATGCTTTTGTGTCTGAGTACGGTATTGCTGTTTGTTGGTGGTGTTTCAAGACTCATTAGTGGGTTGACCTCTGAGTATAAAGGCGTATTAGGTCTTTTAAACAGACGCCTTGAAAATGGTGCACCCATAGGAGCAACGGGGTTTTTATGTACCATCAATGCCGCTGTCTTAGGGTTAGTCTATGCGAAAGTGTTTACAACAGAAGACTTAGTGGCTTTAGCCGATGGATTTTTTATAGCCAATGCGACCATCGCCCTACTTGCAGCGTATAAACTAGCGACCAGTCAAACCATTCGATATACAGCACTTTTATTGGCGATACTGTTTGGGTTCATGCTCATGAGTGCTCATTGGATTGTTCTTGGTATTATTGGAGTATTAGCATGGAAAGTTTTACGATAA
- the cybH gene encoding Ni/Fe-hydrogenase, b-type cytochrome subunit yields the protein MKRDIEFEFSAGLRWTHWLRAIAIFVLTVTGFYLTYVFIAPEASDEPILFLNAKFRMWHEIAGFLLIAITLFKTYLFCVDRISSKERVSFLDFISPKVWIAQLKYYLFMGEHPHLRGVYNPLQFIAYVGLYTMIFIISLTGLILYVHCYQAGGIGLFLYDYMRPIEAMLGGLSMVREIHHIVMWGILIFIPIHIYMAIFNSIMGKEGSMDAIISGYKFHKQHKH from the coding sequence ATGAAAAGAGATATAGAATTTGAGTTCTCAGCAGGGCTTCGTTGGACGCACTGGCTTAGAGCAATTGCTATTTTTGTATTAACGGTGACAGGTTTTTATTTAACGTATGTATTCATTGCTCCTGAAGCATCGGATGAGCCTATCCTCTTCTTGAATGCAAAGTTCAGAATGTGGCATGAAATCGCAGGATTTTTGCTTATTGCAATTACGCTTTTTAAAACATACCTTTTTTGTGTTGATCGTATCAGCTCAAAAGAGAGAGTATCGTTTTTAGATTTTATCAGTCCAAAAGTATGGATTGCACAGCTTAAATATTACCTTTTTATGGGGGAACATCCTCATTTAAGAGGTGTTTATAATCCGTTGCAATTTATAGCATACGTAGGTCTTTATACGATGATTTTTATCATCAGCTTAACAGGCTTAATTTTGTATGTACATTGTTATCAAGCTGGTGGTATCGGTCTATTTTTATACGACTATATGCGTCCAATTGAAGCAATGTTAGGTGGACTTTCAATGGTTCGAGAAATTCACCACATCGTTATGTGGGGTATTTTGATCTTTATACCAATTCACATCTATATGGCAATCTTTAACTCAATCATGGGTAAAGAGGGTTCAATGGATGCGATTATTAGTGGTTACAAATTTCATAAACAACACAAACACTAA
- a CDS encoding HypC/HybG/HupF family hydrogenase formation chaperone: protein MCLSIPSRVVEIDENNYATVDTMGVKRKVTLDLIAEEVNIGDYVLIHVGFAMNKISKEHAEDSIAAYNEIAEAMKNGEISEDEGDSGYARS from the coding sequence ATGTGCCTATCCATTCCATCACGCGTCGTTGAAATCGACGAAAATAACTATGCAACGGTAGATACTATGGGTGTTAAGCGTAAAGTGACGCTTGATTTGATCGCTGAAGAAGTCAACATTGGCGATTATGTGCTGATTCATGTGGGATTTGCCATGAATAAGATCAGTAAAGAACATGCCGAAGATAGCATTGCTGCGTACAATGAAATCGCAGAAGCGATGAAAAACGGTGAGATCAGTGAAGATGAGGGAGACAGTGGCTATGCCAGAAGTTGA
- the hypB gene encoding hydrogenase nickel incorporation protein HypB, which translates to MCKDCGCSITPSQWSAHAHEHTHDGHTHSHSHDHDDHTHHDHPHAHNHDHHEHKNHDEIHANPQLNDKKTIAVITKILDANDKQAGHNRAHFEEHGVLAINLMSSPGSGKTTLLEATIDTKQIKLGVIEGDLETNQDADRIIAKGAPAHQITTGQACHLDAFMVHEGLHHLPIEGLDVVFIENVGNLVCPASYDVGSHLNVVLLSVPEGDDKPAKYPVMFRSADLFLITKCDLLPHFDFSVEKAIREARKLNPKVDVIEIDSKSGKGIDQWINYLKMKKALR; encoded by the coding sequence ATGTGTAAAGATTGCGGTTGTTCAATCACTCCTTCTCAATGGTCTGCGCATGCGCACGAACACACTCACGATGGCCATACACATAGCCATTCGCACGATCATGACGATCATACCCATCACGATCATCCTCATGCGCATAATCACGATCACCATGAACATAAAAATCATGATGAGATTCATGCTAATCCTCAGCTTAATGATAAAAAAACCATTGCGGTCATCACCAAAATTTTAGATGCCAATGACAAACAAGCAGGGCATAATCGCGCTCATTTTGAAGAGCATGGTGTCCTTGCCATCAATCTTATGAGTAGCCCTGGAAGTGGAAAAACAACGCTTTTAGAAGCGACCATAGATACCAAGCAGATCAAACTAGGCGTTATAGAGGGCGATCTTGAAACCAATCAAGACGCGGATCGCATCATTGCAAAAGGAGCGCCTGCACATCAGATCACAACGGGTCAAGCGTGCCATTTGGATGCCTTTATGGTGCATGAAGGGCTTCATCATCTCCCTATCGAAGGGCTTGATGTTGTATTCATCGAAAATGTGGGCAATCTAGTTTGTCCTGCGAGCTACGATGTTGGAAGTCATCTCAATGTCGTGCTTCTCTCCGTACCAGAAGGTGATGATAAACCAGCAAAATACCCTGTTATGTTTCGAAGTGCAGATCTTTTTTTAATCACCAAATGTGATCTTCTGCCTCATTTTGATTTTAGTGTTGAAAAAGCCATTCGCGAGGCGCGCAAGCTCAATCCAAAAGTGGATGTCATTGAAATTGACAGCAAGTCTGGCAAAGGGATTGATCAGTGGATTAATTACCTTAAAATGAAAAAAGCATTGAGATAA
- the nikR gene encoding nickel-responsive transcriptional regulator NikR → MDKIIRFSVSLPEKLLEELDKKVDAQGYASRSEFTRDLIREKIVKDDWQDDNSDVIGVLTMIYTHHQNELVQKILEIQHDAKINIMCNTHVHVSHENCLETIMVTGKVSEVKDFAQKIAGLKGVKFSKLVEASIPAS, encoded by the coding sequence ATGGATAAAATTATTCGTTTTAGTGTCTCGCTGCCAGAAAAGCTTTTAGAAGAGCTTGATAAAAAAGTTGACGCTCAAGGGTATGCTTCACGCAGTGAGTTTACACGAGATCTCATACGTGAAAAAATTGTTAAAGATGATTGGCAAGATGACAATAGCGATGTTATTGGTGTTTTGACGATGATTTATACGCATCATCAAAATGAGCTTGTTCAAAAAATCTTAGAGATTCAACACGATGCAAAAATAAACATTATGTGCAATACGCATGTACATGTAAGCCATGAAAACTGCCTTGAAACTATTATGGTGACGGGAAAAGTTTCTGAAGTAAAAGATTTTGCACAAAAGATTGCAGGGCTTAAAGGGGTTAAATTCTCTAAGCTTGTAGAGGCATCTATACCCGCTTCGTAA
- a CDS encoding TonB-dependent siderophore receptor, protein MRVFKIHSHRFVGALLSLATVSALADTHQSEKDETSVLSSITIEDIRAEGLRPETVEAGTFRGTNIMDVPSTVNVITKEALDLQAATGTYDALRNTAGITKQQNGGETWDQLVIRGIEVQNRTNYRLNGSLPLMNFSQVPLENKERVEVLKGASALYYGFTSPAGIINYVTKRPTNEPMATVGLMMDQYGSAITSADVSERFGEEKQVGVRVNAAGGSLGSYMDDVDNGNRSFVSMALDWQVSDRLTIKADVEYDRRKVTEQAGIALPKAVNGVITLPKTVDPTTLVGPDSSKFETETTNVLLRSDYALSDTWSLGLEAGRAKTQRERNLATFTFSNPQATSLTTGTGTVRVNHQEYEYTSDLLRAELYGVVNTGDVQHDVTFGTSYTEKNQEPLASSTSATIAQNLYTPHAITPTGFTKTAGVSYTTKDTGFYTMDRVTLDPQWQVIGGLRHSKYESNQDVTRYEASETTPMIALVYKPLESVSLYASYSEGLEEGEAAPAGSANEAERLNPGISKQYELGAHWLLPTGTLVSAAVFDIESPGYYTDAANYYVAGGHKRYSGVELSIQGKLTEQLSWLASTQWLDPRFEDMGGDATALNGKLPENAARRTGSLFLSYDLSSVPGLSINGGAYYTGRRPVNDLNQAWLDDVTLFSLGGRYVTKLYGKKNIWQINVDNVADKEYWAAGGTRLAAGSPRTIRLNYKLELY, encoded by the coding sequence ATGCGCGTTTTTAAGATCCATTCACATCGTTTTGTAGGAGCATTATTAAGCCTAGCAACAGTAAGTGCACTTGCAGATACACACCAGAGTGAAAAAGATGAGACATCCGTACTTTCGAGCATTACCATTGAAGATATACGTGCCGAAGGGCTTAGACCTGAAACTGTAGAAGCAGGTACGTTTCGAGGAACCAACATTATGGATGTGCCCTCAACAGTCAATGTTATAACCAAAGAGGCTTTGGATTTGCAAGCAGCTACGGGAACGTATGACGCTCTACGCAACACTGCGGGCATCACAAAACAACAAAATGGCGGCGAGACATGGGATCAGTTGGTCATTCGAGGCATTGAAGTGCAAAATCGTACCAATTACAGGCTTAATGGTTCACTGCCACTGATGAACTTTAGCCAAGTTCCACTGGAAAATAAAGAGCGTGTTGAAGTGCTTAAAGGGGCATCGGCACTCTATTATGGTTTTACCTCCCCTGCTGGCATTATCAATTACGTGACCAAACGTCCAACGAATGAGCCTATGGCAACCGTCGGTTTGATGATGGATCAATATGGCTCAGCTATAACATCAGCAGATGTCAGTGAGCGCTTTGGAGAAGAGAAACAAGTGGGTGTGAGGGTCAATGCTGCAGGAGGATCACTTGGGTCGTATATGGACGATGTTGACAATGGAAATCGCAGCTTCGTCTCCATGGCACTTGACTGGCAAGTCAGTGATCGATTAACCATCAAAGCTGATGTAGAATATGATCGTCGCAAAGTCACAGAACAAGCAGGCATTGCTCTTCCAAAAGCGGTTAATGGCGTCATCACCTTACCCAAAACCGTTGATCCAACAACACTGGTAGGACCAGATTCAAGCAAGTTTGAAACAGAAACGACGAATGTGTTACTACGGTCTGATTATGCGCTCAGTGATACATGGAGTCTTGGACTTGAAGCCGGACGGGCTAAGACGCAGCGCGAACGTAACCTTGCTACTTTTACCTTTTCAAACCCTCAAGCAACCTCGCTCACTACAGGTACGGGTACGGTTAGAGTCAATCACCAAGAGTACGAATACACATCGGATCTTTTACGAGCTGAACTCTATGGTGTTGTCAACACAGGCGATGTTCAACATGACGTAACGTTTGGCACCAGTTACACCGAGAAAAATCAAGAACCCCTTGCGAGTAGCACATCTGCCACTATTGCTCAAAATCTCTATACTCCACATGCGATAACGCCAACGGGCTTTACCAAAACAGCAGGTGTTTCGTATACCACGAAAGATACAGGGTTTTATACAATGGATCGTGTGACTTTAGATCCACAATGGCAGGTTATCGGAGGTTTACGTCACTCGAAGTATGAGAGCAATCAAGATGTAACGCGCTATGAGGCGAGTGAAACCACGCCTATGATAGCCCTTGTCTATAAACCTTTAGAGAGCGTATCGCTGTATGCTTCGTATTCAGAGGGGTTGGAAGAAGGTGAAGCTGCACCTGCGGGGAGTGCAAATGAAGCTGAACGTCTAAATCCTGGCATTAGCAAGCAGTATGAGTTAGGCGCGCATTGGCTTTTGCCAACAGGTACCCTTGTATCGGCGGCGGTGTTTGATATAGAAAGCCCAGGGTATTATACCGATGCGGCGAACTATTATGTCGCAGGTGGGCATAAACGCTATAGTGGTGTCGAACTATCGATTCAGGGAAAACTGACAGAACAACTCAGCTGGCTCGCTTCCACACAGTGGCTAGATCCTCGTTTTGAAGATATGGGAGGTGATGCAACCGCACTGAACGGCAAATTGCCTGAAAATGCGGCACGTCGTACAGGAAGTCTGTTTCTAAGCTATGACCTAAGCAGTGTTCCAGGACTTTCGATTAACGGTGGAGCTTACTATACAGGTCGTCGTCCTGTGAACGACCTGAACCAAGCGTGGCTAGATGATGTAACTCTCTTTAGTTTGGGTGGGCGTTATGTCACCAAACTCTATGGTAAGAAAAACATCTGGCAAATCAATGTCGATAATGTTGCCGACAAAGAGTATTGGGCGGCAGGTGGAACACGCCTTGCGGCAGGCTCTCCACGCACGATTCGTTTGAATTATAAATTAGAATTGTATTAG
- a CDS encoding HyaD/HybD family hydrogenase maturation endopeptidase: MKVLILGIGNVMFSDEGVGVHLCRLVEKKYAFSSSEHTLTFIDGGTLAERLIPIIVEYDYLIVLDCVDANDGEIGDVYFFDFENVPNSITWQGSVHEVEMLQTLSMMDLVGDRPPTKIVGIIPEVIEDTTLQLTDAVVKGSSVMESVLLKHLVELGFSYQQISDIDIQSVANTSCLEDR; the protein is encoded by the coding sequence TTGAAAGTGTTGATTTTGGGCATTGGCAATGTGATGTTCTCCGACGAAGGCGTCGGAGTTCATCTTTGCCGCCTTGTTGAAAAAAAGTATGCGTTTTCTTCTTCTGAACACACCCTCACATTTATTGATGGCGGTACCCTTGCAGAGAGATTAATCCCTATTATCGTTGAATATGACTACCTGATCGTTCTTGATTGTGTTGATGCCAATGATGGCGAGATCGGTGATGTTTACTTCTTCGATTTTGAAAATGTCCCCAATTCTATTACATGGCAAGGTAGTGTGCATGAAGTAGAAATGTTACAAACCCTCTCTATGATGGATTTAGTAGGAGATCGACCACCTACGAAAATAGTGGGCATTATTCCCGAAGTTATTGAAGATACAACGCTCCAACTGACCGATGCTGTCGTTAAAGGAAGTAGCGTTATGGAGAGCGTTTTACTGAAACATTTGGTAGAATTAGGCTTTTCGTATCAGCAAATCAGCGATATTGATATCCAAAGTGTGGCAAACACATCCTGTCTGGAGGATCGATGA
- the hypF gene encoding carbamoyltransferase HypF has product MISKSRLIYHIEGIVQGVGFRPFVYTIASRYTLHGFVLNNAKGVVIEIEGFKESLDAFEQALFKELPPLARIDFWQKNILTCKDDTSFEIRHSDEASTKSSLVLPDMSLCKECLRELQDPTNRRYHYFFTNCTNCGPRYSIIKTVPYDRPYTSMQPFVMCEECQSEYTNPLDRRYHAQPISCSKCGPTLSLRSINGELLAMNEEAIVQLAELLNTGYIVAMKGMGGFHLMCDATQDDVVARLRERKHRPSKPFAVMFKNLEAIKEECVLSVKEEEGVSSLLRPIVLVKRRFHASKISPLIAPCIDRLGVFLPYTPLHVILFEYLKNPIVATSANRSGEPIISDATVLQQKLKDVVEYYLDYNREIVNSSDDSVLQYIGDEMLLMRSSRGIAPQSFRVDCKDERKILAVGAHQKNAIAIYLNHQIIVSPYIGDLDNIASNELFEKMIESFARFYDFTPDLIVGDLHPNYVSTQWAKKQNIPFVQVQHHYAHILSTMFEHHISEPVLGIAWDGTGYGDDGTIWGGEFLLCDQERYERVVSFEPFLLLGGDASIKEIKRILASLLWDTLGDEADVHLLNYFDEKSLKLLKHVYTKKINAPRCSSVGRLFDAVAVLCGMEENVSYDGESGLLIERLYDPLILDSYEVKIDDKIVHYKPMFAQMLYDREPRLIASKFMNTLVKILLEISSRYTYPIVLGGGVFQNRTLMEQILQNVTQNLYFPLQLAINDGGICVGQIYKSLLK; this is encoded by the coding sequence TTGATCAGTAAATCTCGTCTGATTTATCATATTGAAGGTATTGTCCAAGGGGTTGGTTTTCGCCCCTTTGTCTATACCATAGCCTCGCGTTACACACTTCATGGTTTTGTACTCAACAATGCAAAAGGCGTTGTTATCGAGATAGAAGGATTTAAAGAGAGCCTTGATGCGTTTGAACAGGCTTTGTTTAAAGAACTTCCTCCTTTAGCTCGTATTGATTTTTGGCAAAAAAATATTCTTACATGTAAAGACGATACCTCTTTCGAAATTCGCCATAGCGATGAAGCAAGCACTAAATCCTCACTCGTGTTACCAGACATGTCTCTGTGTAAAGAGTGTTTAAGAGAGTTGCAAGACCCAACCAATCGTCGCTATCACTATTTTTTTACCAACTGTACCAATTGTGGGCCTCGCTATTCCATCATTAAAACCGTTCCATATGATCGCCCTTATACCTCAATGCAACCTTTTGTGATGTGTGAAGAATGCCAAAGTGAATATACAAACCCCTTGGATCGTCGCTATCATGCTCAACCCATTAGTTGTTCCAAATGTGGGCCAACACTCTCTTTACGTTCCATCAACGGAGAACTCCTTGCCATGAATGAAGAGGCAATAGTCCAATTAGCGGAGCTGCTTAACACAGGGTATATCGTCGCAATGAAAGGCATGGGTGGCTTTCATCTCATGTGCGATGCAACGCAAGACGATGTGGTTGCACGCTTGAGAGAGCGTAAACACCGACCTTCAAAACCGTTTGCAGTGATGTTTAAAAATCTTGAAGCCATCAAAGAAGAGTGTGTTTTAAGCGTTAAAGAAGAGGAGGGCGTTAGCTCACTGCTTCGTCCAATTGTTCTTGTAAAGCGTCGATTTCATGCTTCCAAGATAAGCCCGCTTATTGCACCGTGCATTGATCGTCTCGGTGTATTTCTTCCTTACACACCTTTACATGTAATTCTTTTCGAATACCTCAAAAATCCGATTGTTGCGACCAGTGCGAACCGCTCGGGTGAGCCGATTATCAGTGATGCAACTGTTTTACAACAGAAGCTGAAGGATGTTGTGGAGTATTATCTTGATTATAACCGCGAGATTGTCAACTCAAGTGATGACAGTGTTTTGCAGTACATTGGAGATGAAATGCTCTTGATGCGCTCTTCACGCGGCATTGCACCGCAGAGTTTTAGAGTGGATTGTAAAGATGAGCGTAAGATTTTAGCAGTTGGCGCACATCAAAAAAATGCGATTGCGATTTATCTAAACCACCAGATAATTGTAAGCCCGTATATTGGCGATTTGGATAATATTGCGAGCAATGAGCTTTTTGAAAAAATGATAGAAAGCTTTGCGCGTTTTTACGATTTTACTCCCGATCTTATTGTGGGTGATTTGCATCCCAATTACGTCTCAACGCAATGGGCAAAAAAGCAAAATATCCCTTTTGTGCAAGTACAGCATCACTATGCACATATTCTTTCAACCATGTTTGAGCATCACATAAGTGAACCTGTATTGGGTATTGCATGGGATGGCACAGGGTACGGCGATGATGGTACCATTTGGGGTGGCGAATTTTTACTGTGCGATCAAGAACGTTACGAGCGTGTCGTCTCTTTTGAACCATTTTTACTTTTGGGAGGGGACGCGAGTATTAAAGAAATTAAGCGCATTTTAGCTTCACTTTTGTGGGATACGCTTGGCGATGAAGCAGATGTTCATCTCTTAAACTATTTTGATGAAAAATCCCTCAAACTTCTTAAACATGTTTATACTAAAAAGATCAATGCACCACGTTGCTCTTCCGTGGGAAGACTCTTTGATGCAGTTGCTGTTTTGTGCGGAATGGAAGAGAATGTGAGCTATGATGGCGAGAGTGGATTGCTCATAGAAAGGCTTTATGACCCTTTGATTTTAGACTCTTATGAAGTGAAAATTGACGATAAAATAGTCCACTATAAGCCTATGTTTGCTCAAATGCTTTATGACCGTGAACCACGCCTTATTGCCTCTAAATTTATGAATACTTTGGTCAAAATTCTTCTTGAAATAAGCTCACGCTACACCTACCCTATAGTCCTTGGAGGTGGCGTGTTTCAAAATCGCACACTGATGGAGCAGATTCTTCAAAATGTCACACAAAACCTCTATTTTCCGCTACAATTAGCGATCAATGATGGCGGAATTTGTGTCGGACAGATATATAAATCCCTTTTGAAATAA